The Sphingopyxis fribergensis genome contains a region encoding:
- a CDS encoding AraC family transcriptional regulator: MDFYPDENDHVARPLIAIGHDYPDSYEMAEHRHRRSQFLYAATGVMAVNTPSGSWVAPPERAVWIPAGTPHSVRMVGAVQTRSVLVEPGDYASRGDECQVVGVTPLLRQLLGAAADVPPEYDISGRDGLVMRLLLAEIERAPSIPLAVPFPTHAILARRCHAFLERPNAAATIDEWADEMAMNRRSFTRLFRRETGMSFAEWRQQACLSVALPKLAAGEAITTIAYDLGYDGPGNFSTMFKRMLGVAPSRYLKP, encoded by the coding sequence ATGGATTTTTATCCCGACGAGAATGACCATGTTGCCCGTCCACTGATCGCGATCGGGCACGACTATCCAGACTCATATGAGATGGCCGAACATCGCCATCGCCGCAGCCAGTTCCTTTATGCAGCCACCGGCGTCATGGCGGTGAACACGCCCAGCGGGTCATGGGTGGCTCCGCCCGAGCGCGCGGTGTGGATTCCTGCTGGCACGCCGCATTCGGTTCGCATGGTCGGCGCTGTGCAAACCCGCAGCGTTCTTGTTGAGCCCGGCGACTATGCAAGCCGAGGAGACGAATGCCAGGTCGTCGGCGTGACACCGCTCCTCCGCCAATTGCTCGGCGCGGCGGCCGACGTGCCGCCTGAATATGATATTTCGGGTCGCGACGGGCTGGTCATGCGACTGCTTCTCGCCGAGATCGAACGAGCGCCGTCGATCCCTCTCGCCGTTCCTTTTCCTACGCACGCGATCCTTGCTCGGCGGTGCCACGCGTTTCTTGAACGGCCGAATGCGGCGGCGACGATCGACGAATGGGCTGATGAAATGGCGATGAACCGGCGCAGCTTCACGCGGCTTTTCAGGCGCGAGACGGGAATGAGCTTTGCCGAATGGCGTCAGCAGGCCTGCCTGTCGGTGGCGCTACCGAAGCTTGCGGCGGGCGAGGCCATTACAACGATCGCCTATGACCTCGGTTATGACGGTCCCGGTAATTTCTCGACGATGTTCAAGCGCATGCTGGGAGTGGCCCCGAGCCGATATTTGAAGCCATAG
- a CDS encoding porin family protein, whose amino-acid sequence MRGTDIGRTDITADPPARRNSPLPFGHRSPEFAVLLGCLCLWPFAPTTAQGQTAGNPPPPPHSDGETIAVGDDREIVVTARYGEALVEPETELDEQQIDAYGAYSIGELIRRITPLTGRPDERPIILINGERVDSIQDLARFPPAALQRLAILPPEAAGRYGYSGNQRVVNLVLKKHFVSWETQAGVKLPSAGGRVGGNGSAGRFVIDGKARWSAQVQLSGESALLKSSRAPSLLQAGASVDPDDYLSLLPATNQLSVSMGHTRPIGRFTGSFSVNAGTSDSRQWLGLAPADPGSADTPILLGRQSSQNLGLSATFSGRLAGGRAIFSANYARGWANGRIDQADNVPPDGFRTSRNRSVSESLSTRLTFNRSIINLPAGPLTATLTAGMSRSRTTSRFDGSVIDGDRIGRAEQERFDGRLSFAMPIARRSENPYSLLGDLSLDLAGGVTFDARAASRPRFELGASWSPVPALRINGSLSFAKLAPSIEQLTAPYLEEVRRVYDFARQEIAEPIWVTGGNPDLESGQRRTWSLGATLRPFDPRLLSLSVEYQKQQSMGGAGGFPGLTLAVEAAIPDRFVRDASGRLIRVDARPIRLVRDATERLNNSLTLSPLLRAKNKDGTASAIAAASMWNISFTLNHGWSLRSELVTAIGLPPIDRLRGGAAQSRHSVGFQLVAGRPGMGATLDGNWQSAFRLYSSAVDGGAHDYRYKAAMTLNLRLFAEPERLLRVAEKPVWLSNLNISLDIQNLFDSYRRVTLADGTAAPGYKRYEADPLGRTIQLSLRKRF is encoded by the coding sequence ATGCGGGGAACGGATATCGGGCGCACGGACATAACGGCCGATCCGCCGGCCCGCCGCAATTCGCCCCTGCCCTTCGGTCACCGCAGTCCGGAATTCGCAGTCTTGCTTGGCTGTCTCTGCCTTTGGCCGTTTGCCCCCACGACGGCGCAGGGCCAGACTGCGGGCAACCCGCCACCGCCGCCCCATTCCGATGGCGAAACTATCGCGGTTGGCGATGATCGGGAGATCGTCGTCACCGCGCGCTACGGCGAGGCGCTCGTTGAACCCGAAACCGAGCTCGATGAGCAGCAGATCGATGCCTATGGCGCCTATTCAATCGGCGAGCTGATACGCCGGATTACCCCGCTGACCGGGCGCCCGGACGAACGGCCGATCATCTTGATCAACGGCGAGCGCGTCGATTCGATTCAGGATTTGGCCCGCTTTCCGCCCGCCGCGCTTCAGCGCCTCGCCATCCTGCCCCCAGAAGCCGCCGGACGATACGGTTATTCAGGAAACCAGCGCGTCGTTAACCTCGTTCTCAAAAAGCATTTCGTGTCGTGGGAGACGCAGGCCGGCGTGAAGTTGCCCAGCGCGGGCGGGCGCGTTGGTGGCAATGGATCGGCGGGGCGTTTCGTCATAGACGGCAAAGCGCGGTGGAGTGCGCAGGTTCAGCTTTCTGGCGAGAGCGCGTTACTCAAAAGTTCGCGCGCGCCGTCTTTGCTACAGGCCGGTGCGTCTGTCGATCCCGACGACTATCTGTCGCTGCTGCCCGCGACGAACCAGCTGTCGGTCTCGATGGGGCATACGCGTCCGATCGGGCGTTTCACCGGTTCATTCAGCGTCAACGCGGGAACGAGCGACAGTCGGCAATGGCTCGGCCTTGCACCGGCCGATCCCGGTTCGGCGGATACGCCCATCCTGCTCGGCCGACAGAGTTCGCAAAACCTCGGCCTGTCCGCGACCTTCTCGGGGCGCCTCGCGGGCGGGCGTGCCATCTTCAGCGCCAACTATGCGCGCGGCTGGGCAAACGGGCGCATCGACCAGGCCGACAATGTGCCCCCGGATGGGTTTCGGACCAGCCGCAACCGGTCGGTGAGCGAAAGCTTGAGCACGCGGCTGACCTTCAACAGATCGATCATCAATCTGCCCGCCGGACCGCTAACAGCGACCCTGACGGCTGGAATGAGCCGCAGCCGCACGACCAGCCGATTCGACGGCAGTGTGATCGATGGCGACCGTATCGGCCGGGCTGAGCAGGAACGATTCGATGGCCGACTGTCGTTCGCGATGCCGATCGCCAGGCGGAGCGAAAATCCATATTCGCTGCTTGGCGACCTGTCGCTCGACCTTGCCGGCGGCGTGACCTTTGACGCGCGCGCGGCGTCACGTCCGCGGTTCGAACTGGGAGCGAGCTGGAGCCCTGTTCCCGCGCTGCGGATCAACGGCTCACTCAGCTTCGCCAAACTCGCGCCATCGATCGAGCAATTGACCGCGCCCTATCTGGAAGAGGTACGGCGCGTTTATGATTTCGCGCGGCAGGAAATCGCCGAACCGATCTGGGTGACCGGCGGCAACCCCGATCTGGAATCGGGACAGCGACGCACGTGGTCGCTGGGCGCCACGCTGCGTCCGTTTGACCCCCGGTTGCTCTCGCTCTCGGTCGAATATCAGAAGCAGCAGTCGATGGGCGGTGCCGGCGGATTTCCCGGGCTCACGCTGGCGGTCGAGGCAGCCATTCCCGATCGGTTCGTTCGAGATGCGTCGGGGCGCCTGATTCGCGTCGACGCCCGGCCAATCCGGCTCGTGCGTGACGCAACCGAACGGCTGAATAACAGCCTGACCCTGTCGCCCCTGCTGCGCGCCAAAAACAAGGACGGTACCGCGAGCGCGATCGCCGCGGCCAGTATGTGGAATATTTCGTTCACGCTTAACCACGGATGGAGCCTGCGCAGCGAGCTGGTGACCGCGATCGGCCTTCCGCCGATCGATCGCCTGCGCGGCGGAGCGGCGCAGTCGCGGCACAGTGTCGGCTTTCAACTCGTTGCAGGCCGGCCGGGCATGGGAGCGACGCTCGACGGCAACTGGCAAAGCGCTTTCCGACTTTACTCTTCCGCGGTGGACGGTGGTGCACACGACTATCGCTACAAGGCCGCGATGACTCTGAATCTTCGGCTGTTTGCCGAACCCGAACGCCTGCTGCGGGTGGCGGAAAAGCCCGTATGGCTTTCGAACCTCAACATCTCGCTCGATATCCAGAACCTGTTCGACAGTTACCGGCGCGTCACGCTAGCCGATGGAACTGCAGCGCCGGGCTATAAGCGCTACGAAGCCGATCCGCTCGGCCGCACGATCCAGCTAAGCCTGCGCAAGCGATTCTGA
- a CDS encoding autotransporter outer membrane beta-barrel domain-containing protein — protein MISSRARRNLATVSMGALATLLWANTAAAQAQDACGTLVDGEVFCPSDGADYPEGIRYDAPGNITLNLQDGLSLNPEKGDAGIIAISEYGSKGSVAINGAGTSISTRDATGVVVEAEGDILIDLASVSTEVVTPGEIAAGITVANPNDSTTINVGSVRTVGDYSSGMVVEHGGPGTVTIHAGSVSTNGFASDGIKVVSGGDTEIVVDTIEGNGDYIWGINATNGVLWEEQMLAGVTSISVGRVNLSGNYNVGVFVDSESSAIVNVGDLNIDGFGNAGVAVTALDTAYVSVENATFTGEQSGGIFAVAGWGNAYARVGTLTAENGGGIGAQSFDGAADVDAGSVHVKGDQAIGAQAASTYGSASLRVQDVSTDGVLATGIRAEATRGEVAIIAGKVVTNGDASTGIFAMGRTNDVRVLGSLETKGERSVGILSATTRGDNFVLTNGRVSTQGESADALWVVGRYGSATILATGEISTIGDHSAGIRAVGEDGQVSIEAQKVTTEGAGANGIHARTQFVEFYSGHIPGEPVPFTGNIDIRAANVAVSGEASMGISARGLGSATILAGNVSAVSGAAIDTDMIENVTLDLRGEIRSQDANAVMARGENVSIEIGADARIVGGQNGLVIDAIGQRCVLPDVGDGSPNPCPNPGKDTQDGQIGVAAVAPPVDFPAFAGNAKIVNRGTIEAGEGFAIRVDRGAIALENSGTITGGLQFAGGDDLFDNAGLFVVTKDSDFGSGTDVLRNSGTLRAGGDVRLNGLERFENSGAIDLRNEKTGDVLTISGDYVGQGDAVVYLDIDGAGRASDRLVIEGSASGSTAIALTTDPTEAKITAAKGVLLVEVEGQSTADAFVLADATRDIGLVRYALTYDAASGSYSLVGRAGAGTFRQLGALQAADHMWDTSADIWRAQGLSRRDALMGDLGTVPRLWGSLQGGRATRDWTITDGDDAIDLDYRQTQQGGQIGYDLFGSGGETGALRVGLTGGYATSKLRYRGGGERIELSTANVGIYAAYVGERLFANLLVKYDHHDVELDTTAFASAHDLDGSTWGADGEVGMRFGSTGMFVEPAVGLAWSATDVDSLGTATQRLEFETSKQVKARIGARFGGTSHFANGGALTLYASGNAVRIFGDDYGLTVTAGESQRIEGDRLGTFGEGRVGLSYRAAGGFEAFAEGQGEIGSGYDGLTGRVGFRIGF, from the coding sequence ATGATTTCAAGCCGCGCACGCCGCAACCTTGCGACTGTCAGCATGGGGGCGCTCGCCACGCTGCTCTGGGCCAACACCGCCGCCGCGCAAGCGCAGGACGCCTGTGGAACGTTGGTCGACGGCGAGGTTTTTTGCCCGTCAGACGGCGCCGACTATCCCGAGGGCATCCGCTATGACGCCCCCGGCAACATCACGCTCAATCTGCAGGACGGGCTGTCGCTGAACCCTGAAAAGGGCGACGCGGGTATCATCGCCATTTCGGAATATGGAAGCAAAGGTTCGGTCGCCATCAACGGCGCTGGCACGTCCATCAGCACCCGTGATGCCACCGGCGTGGTCGTCGAAGCAGAAGGCGACATCCTGATCGACCTGGCAAGCGTGTCGACCGAGGTGGTTACGCCTGGCGAGATCGCGGCCGGGATCACGGTAGCGAACCCCAATGACTCGACGACGATCAATGTCGGATCGGTGCGCACAGTCGGCGATTATTCGAGCGGGATGGTCGTCGAGCATGGCGGCCCGGGCACCGTCACAATCCACGCGGGATCGGTCTCGACCAATGGCTTCGCGTCCGACGGCATCAAAGTGGTTTCGGGCGGCGATACCGAGATCGTGGTCGACACGATCGAAGGCAATGGTGACTATATCTGGGGCATCAACGCGACGAACGGCGTTTTGTGGGAAGAGCAAATGTTGGCGGGCGTCACCTCCATCTCGGTCGGGCGCGTCAATCTGTCCGGAAATTACAACGTCGGCGTGTTCGTCGACAGCGAGAGCAGCGCCATAGTCAATGTCGGCGATCTGAACATCGACGGTTTCGGGAATGCGGGCGTCGCGGTGACGGCCCTCGATACCGCCTATGTGTCTGTCGAGAACGCAACGTTCACGGGCGAGCAGAGCGGCGGCATTTTCGCCGTGGCGGGTTGGGGCAACGCCTATGCGCGTGTCGGAACGCTCACCGCCGAAAACGGTGGCGGCATCGGCGCCCAGTCCTTCGACGGCGCAGCGGACGTCGATGCAGGATCGGTCCATGTGAAGGGCGATCAGGCGATCGGCGCCCAGGCAGCGTCGACATACGGCAGCGCCAGTCTGCGCGTGCAGGATGTTTCCACCGACGGCGTGCTGGCAACCGGCATCCGCGCCGAAGCGACGCGCGGCGAGGTGGCGATCATTGCCGGCAAGGTCGTTACGAATGGCGATGCGTCAACCGGCATTTTTGCAATGGGCCGGACCAACGATGTCCGCGTCCTCGGTTCGTTGGAGACGAAGGGCGAACGATCGGTCGGAATTCTGAGCGCGACGACACGCGGCGACAATTTCGTGCTGACGAACGGCCGCGTGAGCACCCAAGGCGAATCCGCCGATGCGCTGTGGGTTGTCGGCCGATACGGGTCCGCAACCATCCTGGCGACGGGCGAAATCTCGACGATCGGCGATCATTCCGCAGGTATCCGCGCCGTTGGTGAGGACGGCCAGGTTTCGATCGAAGCGCAAAAGGTGACGACCGAAGGCGCCGGCGCAAATGGCATCCACGCGCGAACCCAGTTCGTGGAATTTTATAGCGGTCATATTCCCGGCGAACCCGTGCCCTTTACCGGGAATATCGACATCCGCGCCGCGAATGTCGCCGTCAGCGGCGAGGCTTCGATGGGGATCAGCGCGCGCGGTCTTGGCAGCGCCACGATCCTTGCCGGCAATGTCAGCGCGGTATCGGGCGCGGCAATCGACACCGACATGATCGAGAATGTCACACTCGATCTGCGCGGCGAAATCCGTTCGCAAGATGCCAACGCGGTCATGGCGAGAGGCGAGAATGTCTCGATCGAAATCGGGGCAGACGCGCGCATTGTCGGCGGCCAGAACGGGCTGGTGATCGATGCGATCGGCCAGCGCTGTGTCCTGCCGGACGTCGGCGACGGGTCGCCCAACCCCTGCCCCAACCCCGGAAAAGACACGCAGGACGGACAAATCGGCGTTGCCGCCGTTGCGCCGCCAGTCGATTTTCCCGCCTTCGCCGGCAATGCGAAAATCGTCAATCGCGGCACGATCGAAGCAGGCGAAGGCTTTGCCATTCGCGTCGACCGCGGCGCGATCGCACTCGAAAACAGCGGTACGATTACCGGCGGACTGCAGTTTGCCGGGGGCGACGACCTGTTCGACAATGCCGGGCTTTTCGTCGTCACCAAGGATAGCGATTTCGGCAGCGGCACCGATGTCCTGCGCAACAGTGGCACGCTTCGCGCCGGGGGCGATGTGCGGCTCAACGGGCTTGAGCGTTTCGAGAACAGCGGCGCAATCGACCTGCGTAACGAAAAGACGGGCGACGTTCTGACGATTTCCGGCGACTATGTCGGACAAGGCGATGCGGTCGTGTACCTCGACATCGACGGCGCCGGCCGCGCGTCGGACCGTCTCGTCATCGAAGGTTCGGCATCGGGATCGACCGCGATCGCGCTGACCACCGATCCGACCGAAGCGAAGATCACCGCGGCCAAGGGCGTCCTGCTCGTCGAAGTCGAAGGCCAATCGACCGCCGATGCCTTTGTGCTCGCCGACGCGACGCGCGACATCGGCCTTGTCCGCTATGCGTTGACCTATGACGCGGCGAGCGGCAGCTACAGCCTCGTCGGCCGCGCGGGCGCGGGCACATTTCGCCAGCTCGGCGCGCTCCAGGCCGCAGACCATATGTGGGATACGAGCGCCGATATATGGCGCGCGCAGGGCCTGTCGCGCCGCGATGCGTTGATGGGCGACCTCGGCACGGTTCCGCGCCTTTGGGGGTCGCTGCAGGGCGGCCGCGCGACGCGCGACTGGACCATAACCGACGGCGACGATGCGATCGACCTCGACTATCGTCAGACACAGCAGGGCGGCCAGATCGGCTATGACCTGTTCGGAAGCGGCGGCGAAACGGGTGCCCTGCGCGTCGGCCTGACCGGCGGCTATGCGACCTCGAAGCTGCGCTATCGCGGCGGCGGCGAGCGGATCGAACTGTCGACCGCCAACGTCGGCATCTATGCCGCCTATGTCGGTGAGCGGCTCTTCGCCAACCTGCTCGTCAAATATGACCATCATGACGTCGAACTGGACACCACGGCGTTCGCATCGGCGCACGATCTCGACGGCTCGACCTGGGGCGCCGACGGCGAGGTCGGGATGCGCTTCGGCAGCACGGGCATGTTCGTCGAACCGGCCGTCGGCCTGGCCTGGTCGGCGACCGACGTCGACAGCCTTGGCACCGCGACCCAGCGGCTCGAGTTCGAAACATCCAAACAGGTCAAGGCACGCATCGGCGCACGCTTCGGCGGCACGAGCCATTTCGCAAACGGCGGAGCGCTTACCCTCTATGCCAGCGGCAACGCCGTGCGGATCTTCGGCGACGACTATGGCCTGACCGTCACCGCCGGCGAAAGCCAGCGCATCGAGGGCGACCGGCTTGGAACCTTCGGCGAAGGGCGCGTCGGCCTGTCCTATCGCGCCGCGGGTGGCTTCGAAGCCTTCGCCGAAGGCCAGGGCGAAATCGGCAGCGGCTATGACGGGCTGACCGGCCGCGTCGGTTTCCGGATCGGTTTCTGA
- a CDS encoding MFS transporter: MTIATAGPPNSPELASPAAPGQDGPKLVVQIVGAVAFAHLLNDLIQAVLPAIYPMLKNKYHLSFGEIGWIALVYQITASLLQPWVGLYTDKRPLPYLLPTGMFVTLAGVGWLAAAGGYSSLILASAVIGVGSATFHPEASRIARMASGGRFGTAQSAFQVGGNTGSALGPVVASAIILPFGQAAVGWLAFAAVAAIWVLFGITRWRLNCAAALPVATGPAQRSRYSRREIVGALSAIGVLMFAKFIYIGAFTNYFTFYLIERFDLSVRQSQFYLFGFLAAIAAGTFAGGPVGDRIGRKAVIWASFLGVAPFAMILPHANLFWTAVFSISIGLIMSSAFAALVVYAQELVPGRVGLISGLMFGLMFGISGIGAAGLGQLADIYGIVWVYKFCAYLPLLGLATILLPDASRSRIE, from the coding sequence ATGACCATCGCGACCGCCGGCCCGCCAAATTCTCCCGAGCTCGCCTCCCCTGCCGCTCCCGGACAGGATGGACCAAAACTGGTTGTGCAGATCGTGGGCGCCGTTGCCTTCGCGCATCTTCTCAACGATCTGATCCAGGCTGTGCTTCCTGCGATCTATCCCATGCTCAAGAATAAATATCATCTGAGCTTCGGGGAGATTGGCTGGATCGCACTCGTCTACCAAATCACGGCCTCGCTGCTGCAACCGTGGGTCGGCCTCTACACCGATAAACGGCCTCTGCCCTATCTGCTGCCAACCGGGATGTTCGTGACGCTTGCGGGCGTGGGTTGGCTTGCGGCAGCCGGCGGCTATTCATCGCTAATCCTCGCATCCGCCGTGATAGGCGTAGGGTCGGCGACATTTCATCCTGAAGCATCGCGCATTGCCCGCATGGCTTCGGGGGGACGTTTCGGCACGGCGCAGTCAGCCTTCCAGGTCGGCGGCAACACGGGCTCCGCGCTGGGGCCAGTCGTTGCGTCGGCCATCATCCTGCCCTTCGGGCAGGCCGCGGTCGGCTGGCTCGCCTTTGCGGCGGTCGCGGCCATATGGGTGCTGTTCGGTATCACCCGCTGGCGGCTAAACTGTGCCGCTGCCCTGCCAGTCGCCACGGGACCTGCCCAGAGATCCCGCTACAGCCGTCGCGAAATCGTCGGCGCCCTGTCGGCGATCGGCGTCCTGATGTTCGCGAAGTTCATCTATATCGGCGCCTTCACCAACTACTTCACCTTCTACCTGATCGAACGCTTCGACCTGAGCGTGCGTCAGTCACAATTCTACCTCTTCGGCTTCCTCGCGGCGATTGCTGCCGGCACATTTGCCGGCGGTCCGGTGGGGGACCGGATCGGACGCAAGGCGGTTATATGGGCGTCATTCCTCGGCGTCGCACCCTTCGCCATGATCCTGCCGCACGCGAACTTGTTTTGGACAGCCGTGTTCTCGATTTCGATCGGCCTGATCATGTCCTCGGCCTTCGCGGCGCTGGTGGTTTATGCACAGGAACTCGTACCGGGCCGCGTTGGCCTCATTTCGGGACTGATGTTCGGCCTCATGTTCGGCATCAGCGGGATCGGCGCCGCGGGCCTTGGCCAGCTCGCCGACATTTACGGCATCGTGTGGGTATATAAATTCTGCGCTTATTTGCCACTTCTCGGTCTCGCGACAATATTGCTTCCCGACGCCAGCCGTTCACGGATCGAATAA